The Desulfohalovibrio reitneri genome contains a region encoding:
- the recA gene encoding recombinase RecA, with product MARKAASKANPQENRRDALKTALTTIERKWGQGSIMKFDDNAHQKVPVFPSGSIGLDMALGVGGVPRGRVSEIYGPESSGKTTLALHLIAEAQKKGGTAAFIDAEHALDVNYARRLGVNVNELLISQPDYGEQALDIADMLVRSGAVDLVVVDSVAALIPQAELEGNMGETQVGGQARLMSHALRKLTGSIHKSNCGVVFINQIRMKIGTMGYGNPETTTGGNALKFYASLRLDIRRIQSLKNQEEAYGIRCRVKVVKNKLAPPFREANFDILYGTGISRLGELLDLGVDHGVVDKAGAWYAYGDERLGQGKDNVRQMLAENPDLAARIEGELLAHLGMAEDEPAEAAADATAEAEQS from the coding sequence ATGGCGCGCAAAGCCGCCTCCAAAGCCAATCCGCAAGAAAATCGGCGCGACGCGCTGAAGACCGCCCTGACCACCATCGAGCGCAAATGGGGCCAGGGCTCCATCATGAAGTTCGACGACAACGCCCACCAGAAGGTGCCCGTCTTTCCCTCGGGCTCCATCGGCCTGGACATGGCCCTGGGCGTGGGCGGCGTGCCGCGCGGCCGCGTCTCCGAAATCTACGGCCCGGAATCCAGCGGCAAGACCACCCTGGCCCTGCACCTCATCGCCGAGGCGCAGAAAAAAGGCGGCACGGCCGCCTTCATCGACGCCGAGCACGCCCTGGACGTGAACTACGCCCGCCGCCTGGGGGTGAACGTCAACGAGCTGCTCATTTCCCAGCCAGACTACGGCGAGCAGGCCCTGGATATCGCCGACATGCTGGTGCGCTCCGGCGCGGTGGACCTGGTGGTGGTGGACTCCGTGGCCGCCCTCATCCCCCAGGCCGAGCTGGAGGGCAACATGGGCGAGACCCAGGTGGGCGGCCAGGCGCGGCTCATGTCCCACGCCCTGCGCAAACTCACCGGCTCCATCCACAAGTCCAATTGCGGGGTTGTCTTCATCAACCAGATCCGCATGAAGATCGGCACCATGGGCTACGGCAACCCCGAGACCACCACCGGCGGCAACGCGCTGAAGTTCTACGCCTCCCTGCGCCTGGATATCCGCCGCATCCAGAGCCTCAAGAACCAGGAGGAGGCCTACGGCATCCGCTGCCGAGTGAAGGTGGTCAAGAACAAGCTGGCCCCGCCGTTCCGCGAGGCCAACTTCGACATCCTGTACGGCACGGGCATCTCGCGCCTGGGCGAGCTTTTGGACCTGGGCGTGGACCACGGCGTGGTGGACAAGGCCGGGGCCTGGTACGCCTACGGCGACGAGCGGCTGGGCCAGGGCAAGGACAACGTCCGCCAGATGCTGGCCGAGAACCCGGACTTGGCCGCCCGCATCGAGGGCGAGTTGCTGGCCCACCTGGGCATGGCCGAGGACGAACCCGCCGAGGCGGCTGCCGATGCCACGGCCGAGGCCGAGCAGTCCTGA
- the alaS gene encoding alanine--tRNA ligase gives MLTANEIRSRFLEFFASRGHEVVKSAPLIPREDPSLLFTNAGMVQFKKAFLGQEKRDTPRAVTSQKCLRVSGKHNDLENVGRTARHHTFFEMLGNFSFGDYFKAEAIRYAWEFCTAELGLAAERLYITIYTDDDEADELWRSEAGVPPERIYRLGDKDNFWSMGDTGPCGPCSEIHYDQGAEHACGPDCGIGVCECDRYLEIWNLVFMQYDQVGPGERVNLPRPSIDTGMGLERIAAVCQGVFSNYDTDLFQRIIGFAANLADVKYKDGDEETDTALRVIADHARAAAFLIPDAVMPSNEGRGYVLRRLIRRALRFGKFLGLSDPFLFRVCEEVARAMGEAYPEMEEGISFTARVVREEEERFAKTLDKGLEILDQELGKLEKKGASEVPGETAFMLYDTYGFPIDIVLDVAEKRGFTVDQPGFEQAMQKQRERAKAAWKGSGESDASVLFKHLLETGHHNEFLGYDRLAADASTDALLDESGEPVERLLQGHGGWAVFDKTPFYGESGGQMGDRGTIDSITGDADVLDTQRPSDNLIVHKVFVNEGELIQGQKATLNVDALRRQATARNHTVTHLLHAALREVLGEHVKQAGSLVGPDRLRFDFTHISAMSPEELRDVELRVNRAILQDLPVAREIMSAADAQAKGATALFGEKYGDEVCVVEVPGVSMELCGGTHLGSTGQAGLFLVLSESGVSAGVRRIEAATGENALHQAQSMRDELTKAAAQLKSNPLDVADKVQALRGETRSLQKENERLQAKLLSGEGKSLMDDLREVNGTKVLAAKVDAPSVKVLREQMDDIRSKLPSGIACLASPQGEDKASLILYVSKDLHDRFTAPSLIKEVAALIGGSGGGRPDMAQAGGNQPEQIDAALNKLVELVEG, from the coding sequence ATGCTTACGGCCAACGAAATCCGCAGCCGATTCCTTGAATTCTTCGCCTCCCGCGGGCACGAGGTGGTCAAGTCCGCCCCGCTCATTCCCCGCGAGGACCCCAGCCTGCTCTTCACCAACGCGGGCATGGTGCAGTTCAAGAAGGCCTTTTTGGGCCAGGAGAAGCGCGACACCCCGCGCGCCGTGACCTCGCAGAAGTGCCTCCGCGTGTCCGGCAAGCACAACGACCTGGAGAACGTGGGCCGCACCGCGCGCCACCACACCTTCTTCGAGATGCTGGGCAACTTCTCCTTCGGCGACTACTTCAAGGCCGAGGCCATCCGCTACGCCTGGGAGTTCTGCACCGCCGAGCTGGGCCTGGCCGCCGAGCGCCTCTACATCACCATCTACACCGACGACGACGAGGCGGATGAACTCTGGCGGTCCGAGGCCGGGGTGCCGCCGGAGCGCATCTACCGCCTGGGCGACAAGGACAACTTCTGGTCCATGGGCGACACCGGCCCCTGCGGCCCCTGCTCCGAAATCCACTACGACCAGGGCGCGGAGCACGCCTGCGGCCCGGACTGCGGCATCGGCGTGTGCGAGTGCGACCGCTACCTGGAAATCTGGAATCTGGTCTTCATGCAGTACGACCAGGTGGGCCCCGGCGAGCGGGTCAACCTGCCCCGGCCCTCCATCGACACCGGCATGGGTCTGGAGCGTATCGCCGCGGTCTGCCAGGGCGTCTTCTCCAACTACGACACCGACCTCTTCCAGCGCATCATCGGCTTCGCCGCGAACCTAGCCGATGTGAAGTACAAGGACGGCGACGAGGAGACCGACACCGCCCTGCGGGTCATCGCCGACCACGCCCGGGCCGCCGCCTTCCTCATCCCCGACGCCGTGATGCCCTCCAACGAAGGGCGGGGCTACGTGCTGCGCCGCCTCATCCGCCGCGCCCTGCGCTTCGGCAAGTTCCTGGGCCTGAGCGACCCCTTCCTCTTCCGGGTCTGCGAGGAAGTCGCCCGGGCCATGGGCGAGGCCTACCCGGAAATGGAGGAGGGCATCTCCTTCACCGCGCGCGTGGTGCGCGAGGAGGAGGAGCGCTTCGCCAAGACCCTGGACAAGGGGCTGGAAATCCTCGACCAGGAGCTGGGCAAGCTGGAGAAGAAAGGCGCCTCCGAGGTCCCCGGCGAGACCGCCTTCATGCTCTACGACACCTACGGCTTCCCCATCGACATCGTTTTGGACGTGGCCGAGAAGCGAGGCTTCACCGTGGATCAGCCCGGCTTCGAGCAGGCCATGCAGAAGCAGCGCGAACGCGCCAAGGCCGCCTGGAAGGGCTCGGGCGAGTCCGACGCCTCGGTGCTCTTCAAGCATCTGCTGGAGACCGGCCACCACAACGAGTTCCTGGGCTACGACCGCCTCGCCGCCGACGCCTCCACCGACGCCCTGCTGGACGAGTCGGGCGAGCCGGTGGAGCGGTTGCTCCAGGGCCATGGCGGCTGGGCCGTCTTCGACAAGACCCCCTTCTATGGCGAGTCCGGCGGCCAGATGGGCGACCGGGGCACCATCGACTCCATCACCGGCGACGCCGACGTGCTGGATACCCAGCGCCCCAGCGACAACCTCATCGTGCACAAGGTCTTCGTCAACGAGGGCGAACTCATCCAGGGCCAGAAGGCCACCCTCAACGTGGATGCCCTCCGACGCCAGGCGACCGCGCGCAACCACACCGTTACCCACCTCCTGCACGCCGCCCTGCGCGAGGTCCTGGGCGAGCACGTCAAGCAGGCGGGCTCCCTGGTCGGCCCCGATCGGCTGCGCTTCGACTTCACCCACATCTCCGCCATGAGCCCCGAGGAACTGCGGGACGTGGAACTGCGGGTCAACCGCGCCATCCTTCAAGACCTGCCCGTGGCCCGCGAGATCATGTCCGCGGCAGACGCCCAGGCCAAGGGAGCCACCGCCCTGTTCGGGGAAAAATACGGCGACGAGGTCTGCGTGGTGGAGGTCCCCGGCGTGTCCATGGAACTGTGCGGCGGCACCCACCTCGGCTCCACCGGCCAGGCCGGACTCTTCCTCGTCCTCTCGGAATCCGGCGTCTCCGCCGGCGTCCGCCGCATCGAGGCCGCCACAGGCGAAAACGCCCTGCACCAGGCCCAGTCCATGCGCGACGAGCTGACCAAGGCCGCGGCCCAACTCAAGTCCAACCCCCTGGACGTGGCCGACAAGGTCCAGGCCCTGCGCGGCGAAACCCGCTCCCTGCAAAAGGAAAACGAGCGCCTCCAGGCCAAGCTCCTGTCCGGCGAAGGCAAAAGCCTCATGGACGACCTGCGCGAGGTCAACGGCACCAAGGTCCTGGCCGCCAAGGTGGACGCCCCCTCGGTCAAGGTCCTGCGCGAACAGATGGACGACATCCGCTCCAAACTGCCCTCGGGCATCGCCTGCCTGGCCTCCCCCCAGGGCGAGGACAAGGCCTCCCTCATCCTCTACGTCTCCAAAGACCTCCACGACCGCTTCACCGCACCCTCCCTCATCAAGGAAGTCGCCGCCCTCATCGGCGGCTCCGGCGGCGGCCGTCCCGACATGGCCCAGGCCGGCGGCAACCAGCCCGAACAAATCGACGCGGCCCTGAACAAGCTGGTCGAACTGGTCGAGGGGTAG